The following are encoded together in the Pedobacter steynii genome:
- a CDS encoding DUF6266 family protein has translation MGKLINGIFGGFHGRIGNLVGYTLKGKHIIRKIGISTKPLTPARKANCQKMKVVNEILSPSLPVIRAGFRLAVAGTDKNEYNEAVSYNKMNALQGEYPNISLDYTKVLVSMGDLPVAVNPAISQNADGNEIEFNWDVPADLSYQYDNDRAMLMIYFPALKVSCYHLIGSKRAEGKDSIRIDAAHAGERMEAYISFIKDDGKAVSNSVYAGSLNAGKGAESPVDSNAEMIKDEDLDKEKVIGGCAFKLSYKDIADKEREISISPFEQPKGYGRKT, from the coding sequence ATGGGAAAATTAATAAACGGGATATTTGGCGGGTTCCATGGCAGAATCGGCAATCTGGTAGGTTATACTTTAAAAGGTAAACACATCATCAGAAAAATAGGTATCAGCACTAAGCCGCTTACCCCCGCAAGAAAAGCAAATTGCCAGAAAATGAAGGTGGTCAATGAAATACTGAGCCCTTCACTCCCTGTTATCCGGGCCGGATTCCGTCTGGCGGTTGCCGGAACGGACAAAAACGAATATAATGAAGCGGTTTCTTATAATAAGATGAATGCCCTTCAGGGGGAATATCCAAACATCAGCCTGGATTATACTAAAGTGCTTGTGAGTATGGGAGATCTTCCTGTAGCGGTTAATCCTGCAATCAGTCAGAATGCCGATGGTAATGAAATCGAGTTTAACTGGGACGTACCGGCTGATCTGTCTTACCAATATGATAATGACCGTGCCATGCTGATGATCTATTTCCCGGCATTAAAAGTAAGCTGTTATCACTTGATCGGGTCAAAAAGAGCTGAGGGGAAAGACAGTATCCGCATCGACGCGGCCCATGCAGGAGAACGCATGGAGGCTTATATCTCTTTTATCAAAGACGATGGGAAAGCGGTTTCAAACAGTGTTTATGCAGGTTCTTTGAATGCCGGTAAGGGAGCAGAAAGTCCTGTGGATTCAAATGCTGAGATGATAAAAGACGAAGATTTGGACAAGGAGAAAGTAATTGGTGGTTGTGCTTTTAAACTTAGTTATAAAGATATAGCTGATAAGGAAAGGGAGATCAGCATATCTCCTTTTGAGCAGCCCAAAGGATATGGGCGGAAAACATAA
- a CDS encoding metallophosphoesterase, producing MKLNRRSLLKAAGLATGMVATGGLPALASTNKSKNSKGKKLALTVAHITDVHIREGENAPERFKQCLKQIITKHKPNFFLNGGDSINDASYDQVTYDQVIKQWSIWDECTALLYKYELHSCIGNHDPWWKAPSKEDEMYGKNYVVKRLKIPHRYYSFRKKNWHFIILDGNNSNISLDEEQFDWLKAELEKLPASTPTLLMSHYPILGTTQALVGGGHSDCKKLKDLFYKHRDKVKICLSGHNHLSDQTRYNDVLYCCNGAMSGFWWGKGDAESAGPGYYLETPPGYAMLNLYEDGTVENEYFPHTY from the coding sequence ATGAAACTAAACAGAAGATCTCTATTAAAGGCAGCAGGCTTGGCTACAGGTATGGTAGCAACCGGAGGATTGCCTGCCCTGGCTTCCACAAATAAATCTAAAAATTCAAAAGGAAAGAAATTAGCCCTTACTGTAGCACACATTACCGATGTGCACATCAGGGAAGGCGAAAATGCCCCTGAAAGGTTTAAACAATGCTTAAAACAAATCATCACTAAACACAAACCCAATTTCTTTTTGAACGGAGGTGATTCCATTAACGACGCATCTTATGATCAGGTAACTTATGATCAGGTGATTAAACAATGGAGTATCTGGGATGAATGCACGGCGCTACTTTATAAGTACGAACTACATAGCTGCATTGGTAACCATGACCCATGGTGGAAAGCCCCTTCCAAAGAAGATGAGATGTATGGAAAAAACTATGTGGTGAAACGGTTGAAAATTCCACATCGGTATTACAGCTTCAGGAAAAAGAACTGGCATTTTATAATACTGGATGGGAACAACAGCAACATTTCTCTGGATGAGGAGCAGTTTGACTGGTTAAAAGCTGAGTTGGAGAAGCTGCCTGCATCTACACCTACCCTTCTGATGTCGCATTATCCGATTTTAGGTACCACGCAGGCCCTGGTTGGTGGCGGTCATTCTGATTGTAAAAAATTAAAAGACTTATTTTACAAGCATCGTGATAAAGTAAAGATTTGTTTAAGCGGGCACAACCATTTATCCGATCAAACCCGTTATAACGATGTATTATACTGCTGCAATGGTGCGATGAGTGGCTTTTGGTGGGGCAAAGGTGATGCGGAATCAGCTGGTCCCGGTTATTATCTGGAAACTCCTCCAGGTTATGCAATGCTCAATCTGTATGAAGACGGAACCGTTGAAAATGAATATTTCCCACACACTTACTAA
- a CDS encoding immunity 26/phosphotriesterase HocA family protein has protein sequence MIFELTNEQRKYLGLNPLESNWEVVKLNDMYLYFDGDTIRKRISVKEHSYFEQELEEKTTENRTILLPKTSKGKPKKLNFTATQSFSSFGVYFSFSGDYVGISNFSTQTTYYSESFAEKGNLETLKKWLAKWIEETTDNDLKEIGAFKLAERKHFNYKEGDFFAFRLNRRDYAFGRILIDVAKRNKTEKLKAAKNYGLTSLMGKALIVKVYHKVSNSLDVDLNELSKTMALPAKAVMDNHFYYGEKFIIGHKPLEISDYDMLISYSKSISANDKNTVYLQYGLIFKETDIGKFNKYLIVEDKSLYGGYHENPYRKESIGFDVDTKKLSECIVAQSNKPYWESNHQYDIKYDLRNPVNIDIKREIFNFFGLDADESYEQNLILADQNRMV, from the coding sequence ATGATATTTGAACTAACAAACGAACAACGGAAATATTTAGGGCTAAATCCCTTAGAAAGTAACTGGGAGGTAGTGAAATTAAATGATATGTATTTGTATTTTGACGGTGACACCATCAGAAAAAGGATAAGTGTTAAGGAGCATTCCTATTTTGAACAGGAGCTGGAGGAGAAAACGACCGAAAACCGGACCATCTTATTACCTAAAACTTCAAAGGGAAAACCTAAAAAACTCAACTTTACTGCTACACAATCCTTCAGTTCATTTGGGGTTTATTTTAGTTTTTCAGGCGATTATGTTGGGATTTCCAACTTCAGCACTCAAACCACCTATTATTCCGAAAGTTTCGCTGAAAAAGGCAACCTTGAAACACTTAAAAAATGGCTGGCTAAATGGATTGAAGAAACAACAGATAACGATTTAAAAGAAATCGGGGCCTTTAAGCTGGCAGAGCGCAAACACTTTAACTACAAAGAAGGTGATTTCTTTGCGTTCCGGTTAAATAGAAGAGATTATGCTTTTGGAAGAATTTTAATAGACGTTGCTAAACGAAATAAGACAGAAAAATTAAAAGCTGCTAAAAATTACGGCTTAACGAGTTTGATGGGAAAAGCGCTGATTGTTAAAGTTTACCACAAAGTAAGTAATTCGCTTGATGTTGATTTAAACGAACTTTCAAAAACGATGGCTTTGCCTGCTAAAGCGGTAATGGATAACCACTTTTATTATGGTGAGAAGTTTATAATCGGTCATAAACCGCTGGAAATATCCGATTATGACATGCTCATTTCTTACAGCAAAAGCATCAGCGCGAATGATAAAAATACCGTTTATTTGCAATATGGGCTTATTTTTAAAGAAACGGACATTGGTAAATTCAATAAGTATTTAATAGTAGAAGACAAAAGCTTATATGGAGGCTACCACGAAAATCCGTACAGAAAGGAGTCAATTGGATTTGATGTCGACACCAAAAAACTCAGCGAGTGCATTGTAGCACAGTCAAATAAACCCTATTGGGAAAGCAATCATCAATACGATATCAAATATGACTTGCGAAACCCGGTTAATATCGACATCAAACGAGAGATTTTTAACTTTTTTGGATTAGATGCCGACGAAAGTTACGAACAAAACTTAATTCTGGCGGATCAAAATCGTATGGTGTAA
- a CDS encoding beta-N-acetylhexosaminidase produces MNNSFKPRIPIYLCVLIFICHTGRAQTKPAIIPEPVSLIQGKGVFVIDKNTSLIIPSGHAELATLGSRLNDWISLQTGQMLPVKNKTTASDHAIRIVLNPALKTSGNDEGYELSVTEHEVKLQARKTAGIFYGLQTLRQLLQLSAKGDKQGEQSSLPAVEIIDYPRLKWRGLMLDVSRHFFSKDFVKKYIDDMARYKFNVFHWHLTDDQGWRIEIKSFPRLTEVGAWRVPRTGQWWSFEPPQKNEKATYGGYYTQEDVKEIIAYAKERHITVVPEIDVPGHSLAAIASYPYLSATGYIYPVNPGSKFYDIDDNTLNPADERVYTFLDKVFTEVAALFPGDYIHIGGDECTKLFWQRSAVVQDFMKKQGIKTEQELQSYFIKRVEKILKKKKKKLIGWDEILEGGLAPEAIVMSWRGMDGGIESAKQGHQVILTPNNHTYLDLYQGDPLLEPDTYDMLRLQKTYQWNPVPPGIDSTLVLGGQGNLWTESVPSGRHAEYMTWPRSLALSEVFWSPAAKQSWTYFQEKLTPQFKILDAAQISYSKAAFDVLATAKFDQQKQLLVDLGTDIDGLDIYYTLDNTNPDASSARYSGTSIIIPKSSYQLRAQSFKGNIAVGKLLIAPREVLTKRAGD; encoded by the coding sequence ATGAACAACAGCTTTAAACCGCGGATTCCCATTTATTTATGTGTTTTGATCTTTATCTGCCATACTGGTAGAGCCCAAACAAAACCGGCAATTATTCCTGAGCCGGTATCTTTAATTCAAGGTAAAGGAGTATTTGTGATCGACAAGAACACCTCTTTAATCATCCCCTCAGGTCATGCAGAACTCGCTACATTAGGTAGTCGTCTCAACGACTGGATCAGCTTGCAAACGGGCCAGATGTTGCCAGTAAAAAATAAAACAACGGCATCGGATCATGCGATCCGGATCGTACTGAACCCCGCATTAAAGACATCCGGTAACGACGAGGGCTATGAGCTATCCGTTACTGAACATGAGGTGAAGCTGCAGGCAAGAAAAACCGCAGGTATATTTTACGGCTTACAGACCTTGCGGCAATTGCTTCAGCTTTCCGCAAAAGGGGATAAGCAAGGAGAACAAAGCAGTTTGCCAGCGGTAGAAATTATCGACTATCCCCGGCTAAAATGGAGGGGCCTGATGCTGGATGTAAGTCGTCATTTTTTTTCAAAAGATTTTGTGAAAAAGTATATTGATGATATGGCCCGCTATAAATTTAATGTTTTTCATTGGCACCTGACCGACGATCAGGGCTGGCGCATAGAAATAAAATCATTTCCACGCTTAACGGAAGTGGGCGCCTGGCGTGTGCCCAGAACAGGCCAATGGTGGTCCTTTGAACCACCTCAAAAAAATGAAAAGGCTACCTATGGCGGTTATTATACACAAGAGGATGTAAAAGAAATTATTGCTTATGCAAAGGAAAGACACATCACTGTTGTACCTGAAATTGATGTTCCCGGCCACTCACTGGCCGCTATTGCAAGCTATCCTTATTTGTCGGCAACAGGGTATATTTATCCGGTAAACCCGGGAAGTAAATTTTATGATATTGATGACAATACCTTAAATCCGGCAGACGAACGTGTGTACACCTTTCTGGATAAAGTATTTACAGAAGTGGCGGCTTTGTTTCCGGGGGATTATATCCACATTGGTGGGGATGAATGTACTAAACTGTTCTGGCAGCGTTCTGCTGTAGTACAGGATTTCATGAAAAAACAGGGCATAAAAACAGAGCAGGAACTGCAAAGTTATTTTATCAAAAGAGTAGAAAAAATTCTGAAAAAAAAGAAGAAAAAACTGATTGGCTGGGATGAAATCCTGGAAGGAGGACTGGCCCCTGAAGCGATAGTGATGAGCTGGCGTGGGATGGATGGTGGCATAGAATCAGCCAAACAAGGACATCAGGTTATCCTGACACCTAATAACCATACCTATCTGGATTTGTATCAGGGTGATCCGTTACTGGAGCCTGATACCTATGATATGCTGCGTTTACAAAAGACCTATCAATGGAATCCCGTTCCTCCGGGTATAGACAGTACGCTGGTTTTAGGTGGACAAGGTAATTTATGGACGGAGTCTGTACCGAGCGGGCGACATGCCGAATACATGACATGGCCCAGGTCTCTGGCATTATCCGAAGTGTTTTGGTCGCCGGCAGCAAAACAAAGCTGGACTTATTTTCAGGAAAAATTAACCCCACAGTTTAAAATTCTGGATGCCGCACAGATCAGTTATTCTAAAGCGGCTTTTGATGTGCTGGCCACTGCAAAGTTTGATCAGCAAAAACAATTGTTAGTTGACCTGGGTACTGATATTGACGGCCTGGATATTTATTATACCCTGGACAATACCAATCCGGATGCATCGTCAGCCCGTTATAGCGGAACATCAATCATCATCCCCAAAAGCAGTTATCAATTAAGAGCCCAGTCATTTAAAGGGAATATTGCAGTGGGAAAATTGTTAATTGCCCCGCGCGAAGTATTGACAAAAAGAGCCGGAGACTAA
- a CDS encoding M57 family metalloprotease, with the protein MKNLFKSIALIAVFAILITSCSKKNDTPADQETKAEQKDKVLAYIKSLGFSDAQIVEKGDRYIVDGDMVVDKNMEVPTDNGKIKTEQYYNGYLVTNSANILVKVDPSVTSMAAEIDAAILQWNTVPNSKIKFVLTTGSTYDILIKVDNTIGSSTCGQAYLSTSNGKAGSVVWINQELIKNNSFAQRTRTITHEFGHTISFRHTNQSTSIAVPGVGGTDASSLMNGGQCGSGATVLSTKDKQATAVLYPL; encoded by the coding sequence ATGAAAAACCTATTTAAAAGCATTGCTCTCATCGCAGTATTTGCTATTTTAATTACCTCTTGTTCAAAAAAGAATGACACTCCTGCAGATCAGGAAACTAAAGCAGAACAAAAAGACAAAGTTCTTGCGTACATCAAAAGCCTTGGGTTCTCTGATGCACAGATCGTTGAAAAAGGAGACCGCTATATCGTTGATGGAGATATGGTTGTCGATAAAAACATGGAAGTTCCCACAGATAATGGCAAGATAAAAACAGAGCAGTACTACAATGGTTATCTGGTAACCAATAGCGCGAACATTCTGGTTAAAGTTGACCCTTCTGTCACCAGTATGGCTGCTGAAATTGATGCGGCTATTCTGCAGTGGAATACCGTACCTAATTCTAAAATCAAATTCGTGCTTACTACCGGCAGTACTTATGATATCTTGATCAAAGTAGACAATACGATCGGAAGTTCGACCTGTGGACAAGCCTACTTATCTACCAGCAATGGTAAAGCAGGTAGTGTGGTGTGGATTAATCAGGAACTGATTAAAAATAATTCTTTTGCACAACGTACAAGAACGATTACCCATGAATTTGGACATACCATATCTTTCAGACACACCAATCAGTCTACTTCTATCGCTGTACCAGGCGTTGGAGGAACCGATGCGTCATCATTAATGAATGGTGGACAATGTGGAAGCGGAGCTACTGTTTTATCAACAAAAGATAAACAGGCAACTGCGGTATTGTATCCATTGTAA
- a CDS encoding outer membrane beta-barrel protein: MKNKITLFSVAMLFSISVMAQEVTKQERGYFNLTEIGYFFGNRTFEYQTAKNAFKSTTDGAYSLSLRNINGVFITNKISVGAGVGLENYTLTEGSRSYNNLLLLFLDARYYFKNESNTFFVYGDAGGAAKIADNFSKGTMFNLGIGYKFKVAPKTAMTGSFGYNDQTIKREPDVTRNRFYGFAVRAGILF; encoded by the coding sequence ATGAAAAACAAGATCACTTTATTCTCCGTCGCTATGTTATTTTCGATCTCTGTAATGGCTCAGGAGGTAACGAAACAAGAACGAGGATATTTTAATCTGACGGAAATAGGGTATTTCTTTGGAAATAGGACGTTTGAATATCAAACTGCAAAAAACGCTTTTAAATCCACTACAGATGGCGCTTACTCGCTTAGTTTAAGAAATATCAATGGTGTATTTATTACTAACAAAATTTCAGTTGGTGCAGGAGTCGGCCTTGAAAACTATACCCTTACCGAAGGTAGTCGCAGTTACAACAATTTACTGTTGCTCTTTTTAGATGCCAGGTATTACTTTAAAAATGAAAGCAATACTTTTTTCGTCTATGGAGATGCAGGTGGAGCGGCCAAAATTGCCGACAACTTTAGCAAAGGGACAATGTTTAACCTGGGAATTGGATATAAGTTTAAAGTTGCTCCAAAAACCGCCATGACGGGTAGCTTCGGCTACAATGATCAAACCATCAAACGGGAGCCCGATGTCACGAGAAATCGATTTTATGGTTTCGCTGTCCGGGCAGGAATCTTGTTCTGA
- a CDS encoding endonuclease/exonuclease/phosphatase family protein: protein MTHKIKSLTMLVLISTSIFAQKPVYLHSFEPAPQYSTTKGISGSALDLSANAAIRKILTVKNQLHENNGDFSVMIWLKASLNLSLDYDVFSSTSGTDKKTKGWRLGVQANGAWCWEASGKSRYEYHPTVERQTVKDNKWHLLAFTYAKEKEEIRLYYDGLNTAIYYCPGLDSLNAKELFIGGRIADPTNSSSAEYRDQWHAFNGVLDQAGLYAEVLNADFINQQYQIHFPALNVGKKQLSNEKQTLKVMNFNIFHGGNETGKEVGVERIVEVIKNSGADVVSMQETYGSGARIADKLGYYFYLRSTNISIMSRYPMEETLNGYKSFYNGGAHIRLSKDQKIAFFANWLNFPTDYWGDLEKNQQLNADTLVKQMDKGNTGDLRNILEIIKPYTDQSEQVPVIFCGDFNTGSHLDWIEPTKHLNAGLVVPFPSGLLLMKNGFKDSFREIHPDPLKVRGITWSPMSDQAFKDRIDYIYYKGSKIKAVASATIDQHPVKYPSDHAALLTTFKIQK from the coding sequence ATGACCCATAAAATAAAATCGCTTACCATGCTTGTGCTCATCAGCACAAGCATTTTTGCCCAAAAACCGGTATATCTTCATTCTTTTGAGCCCGCTCCCCAATATAGTACCACAAAAGGAATATCCGGATCAGCGCTGGATCTTTCTGCAAATGCAGCCATCCGTAAAATCCTGACGGTTAAAAATCAACTGCATGAAAATAATGGAGATTTTTCTGTGATGATCTGGCTAAAAGCTTCCCTGAATTTAAGCCTGGATTATGATGTATTTTCCTCCACAAGCGGAACCGATAAAAAAACAAAAGGATGGAGACTGGGTGTTCAGGCAAACGGAGCATGGTGTTGGGAAGCCAGTGGCAAAAGCAGATACGAATATCATCCTACAGTAGAGCGACAAACGGTTAAAGACAATAAATGGCACTTACTGGCCTTTACTTATGCAAAAGAGAAAGAGGAAATTCGTTTATACTATGACGGTTTAAATACGGCAATCTATTATTGCCCCGGCTTAGATTCCCTGAATGCAAAAGAACTCTTTATCGGAGGGCGCATCGCAGATCCAACAAATTCATCCAGTGCAGAATACCGGGACCAATGGCATGCCTTTAATGGTGTACTGGATCAGGCAGGCTTATATGCAGAAGTGTTGAATGCTGATTTCATCAACCAGCAATATCAGATTCATTTCCCGGCGCTAAACGTAGGAAAAAAGCAGTTATCAAATGAAAAACAAACGCTTAAAGTGATGAATTTCAATATTTTTCATGGCGGTAATGAAACAGGAAAAGAAGTAGGAGTAGAGCGGATTGTGGAAGTCATTAAAAACTCAGGGGCAGATGTGGTTTCCATGCAGGAAACCTATGGTTCAGGAGCAAGGATTGCCGATAAACTAGGCTATTACTTCTATCTGAGAAGTACCAACATTTCCATCATGAGCCGATATCCGATGGAAGAAACCTTAAATGGCTATAAGTCCTTTTATAATGGAGGAGCCCATATCCGCTTATCGAAAGATCAGAAGATCGCTTTTTTTGCCAACTGGCTTAATTTTCCGACCGACTATTGGGGTGATCTGGAGAAAAATCAGCAACTGAATGCCGATACGCTGGTAAAACAAATGGACAAAGGAAATACCGGAGACCTGCGTAATATCCTGGAAATCATTAAGCCTTATACCGATCAATCAGAACAGGTTCCGGTGATCTTTTGTGGCGATTTTAATACCGGATCTCATCTGGACTGGATTGAACCTACCAAACACCTGAATGCTGGTCTGGTAGTCCCATTTCCTTCCGGTCTGTTATTAATGAAAAATGGCTTTAAAGATTCTTTCCGGGAAATACATCCCGATCCACTTAAGGTAAGGGGGATCACCTGGAGCCCCATGTCTGATCAGGCATTTAAGGACCGGATCGATTATATCTATTACAAAGGCTCAAAAATAAAGGCCGTTGCTTCTGCTACAATTGATCAGCATCCGGTAAAATATCCATCCGACCATGCCGCATTGCTGACTACCTTTAAAATTCAAAAATAG
- a CDS encoding MFS transporter — protein MNKSIYILALGAFGIITTEFGVIGILPTISREFQVSMDTAGWLLSAFALTVAISSPFITALTAKINRKFLLCLVLAVFILSNLLSAFAPSFTVLMIARILPAFLHPLFWNISLAVAFKQGGAKAVSVVMTGLSLATVLGVPITTYAVEFFNNWQASFFLASFISLIAFLGLSFLVPSMPANKEKEAQSQLFVLKDPQLWLHLLSTILTLAAMFSSYSYLAGYLEKISHMNGIQISMMLLLFGVMGILGNWIAGIALSKNITLATRLFFILLISTQVLAYYFGDIFTPMVIILSLWGLIHTGGFLVPNIRTTQAVPHSALEFVNSLLTSCYNIGISLGALLGGFVIAHYGIHQIVWMSIALLAATLGISFIKLPEKIKAEKEKVKGIKIPAAVCERV, from the coding sequence ATGAATAAATCAATTTACATTCTCGCCTTGGGTGCCTTTGGCATCATCACTACCGAATTTGGTGTTATCGGGATTCTGCCTACTATCAGCAGGGAATTTCAGGTATCTATGGATACCGCCGGTTGGCTCCTCAGCGCTTTCGCACTCACCGTTGCCATATCCTCTCCTTTCATAACCGCACTTACCGCTAAGATTAACCGTAAGTTTTTGTTGTGTCTGGTGCTGGCTGTGTTTATATTATCAAACCTGCTTTCCGCCTTTGCGCCCAGCTTTACAGTATTGATGATTGCGAGGATATTGCCTGCGTTTTTACATCCTTTATTTTGGAATATCTCTCTGGCAGTAGCATTTAAACAAGGTGGTGCCAAAGCTGTTTCCGTAGTCATGACCGGCCTGAGTCTCGCTACGGTATTGGGCGTTCCGATCACCACTTATGCCGTCGAGTTTTTTAACAACTGGCAGGCCTCTTTCTTCCTGGCTAGTTTTATCAGCCTGATCGCTTTTCTGGGACTATCGTTTCTGGTTCCCTCTATGCCGGCCAATAAAGAGAAAGAAGCACAAAGTCAATTGTTTGTACTGAAAGATCCACAGCTATGGCTTCATCTGCTTTCCACCATTCTTACGCTTGCGGCCATGTTCTCCAGCTATAGCTATCTGGCTGGTTATCTTGAAAAAATATCCCATATGAACGGCATTCAGATCAGCATGATGTTGCTGTTGTTTGGTGTTATGGGGATTCTGGGCAACTGGATTGCAGGGATTGCCTTAAGTAAAAACATTACACTGGCTACCAGGTTGTTTTTTATCCTTCTGATTTCGACGCAGGTTCTGGCCTATTACTTTGGAGATATTTTTACGCCCATGGTCATTATCCTTTCCCTCTGGGGACTGATACATACCGGTGGATTTTTAGTGCCCAATATACGCACCACTCAAGCGGTGCCGCATAGTGCATTGGAATTTGTAAACAGCTTGCTGACTTCTTGTTACAATATCGGGATATCACTGGGCGCCTTGCTGGGTGGCTTCGTTATTGCACACTACGGCATTCACCAGATTGTCTGGATGAGCATTGCATTGCTTGCCGCAACACTAGGTATCAGCTTTATTAAATTGCCTGAAAAAATCAAAGCTGAGAAAGAAAAGGTTAAAGGAATTAAAATCCCTGCAGCTGTTTGTGAACGGGTTTAA
- a CDS encoding AraC family transcriptional regulator yields the protein MTKENIHRLVDVEYCKTEHCPVKDLQLSFFQMVYVISGSGFLKINNNRVDYSTGSLLLLTPNDLHNFEISSATEFLFVKFSERYVRESKWKSINCIECLLYHSSHLLGCILRNKSDAVLVSAVVDSLLHIRNHNDVYNEDLTLHYVNALIVIAARNISKMRPAQATVNADKRILAIIDYIQSNIYDPQRLKASVISEEFGLSETYLSSYFKKQCGETIQHFISNYKMRLIEHRLRFSDRRINEIVDEFGFADESHLNKFFKKRHHISLTEFRKSAPICAI from the coding sequence ATGACAAAAGAAAATATACACCGGTTGGTAGATGTAGAATATTGTAAAACGGAACATTGTCCGGTAAAAGATTTACAGCTTTCTTTTTTCCAGATGGTGTATGTGATTTCCGGCTCAGGATTTTTAAAAATCAACAACAATAGGGTGGATTACAGTACGGGTAGCCTGTTGCTGCTCACCCCGAATGACCTTCACAATTTTGAAATTTCCAGTGCGACAGAATTTTTGTTCGTGAAATTTAGTGAACGTTATGTGAGAGAATCCAAATGGAAAAGTATCAATTGTATTGAATGTCTATTGTACCATTCTTCTCATTTATTGGGTTGTATCCTGAGGAATAAATCTGATGCAGTTTTGGTCAGCGCTGTTGTCGATTCGCTCTTACATATCAGGAATCATAATGATGTCTATAATGAAGATTTAACACTGCATTATGTGAATGCCCTAATCGTAATTGCCGCAAGAAATATATCCAAGATGAGGCCTGCTCAGGCCACTGTAAATGCAGATAAACGGATATTGGCAATCATAGATTATATCCAATCGAACATCTATGATCCGCAACGGCTGAAAGCATCGGTAATCAGTGAGGAATTTGGTTTATCTGAAACCTACCTGAGCAGCTATTTTAAAAAGCAATGTGGCGAAACCATTCAGCATTTTATTTCAAATTATAAAATGAGATTGATCGAACACCGGTTGAGGTTTAGCGACAGGCGGATAAATGAAATTGTAGATGAGTTTGGTTTTGCGGATGAAAGTCATTTGAACAAATTTTTCAAGAAACGCCACCACATCAGTTTAACAGAGTTCAGAAAATCAGCGCCAATCTGTGCCATCTAG
- a CDS encoding DUF6266 family protein, translating to MGKLFAGPWSDVRGIVGNNVGRYVNGENIFSVKPHKSSKPSSERQVNHRTGFGLMMGQVGLFSGAIAIGFKNNNARLAPGNAALRYNLEKALAGTAPDYSINYAEFSISRGKLAPVANAAVIGATVEAGALDFTWVLNTGYGESDPKDTVKVYIHTPEIDHLITNPTVVLRSALKLKMVVPFDFIGKPLHCYMMIVSADGKKVSNSQYCGSVTLT from the coding sequence ATGGGAAAATTATTTGCAGGTCCATGGAGCGACGTAAGAGGAATCGTCGGAAACAACGTTGGACGTTATGTAAATGGCGAAAACATCTTTTCAGTTAAGCCACATAAATCATCAAAACCTTCTTCAGAACGCCAGGTTAATCACCGGACCGGTTTTGGCCTGATGATGGGTCAGGTAGGCTTGTTCAGTGGAGCAATTGCTATTGGATTCAAAAACAATAATGCAAGGCTGGCTCCGGGAAACGCCGCTTTGAGATACAATCTGGAGAAGGCACTTGCCGGAACAGCACCAGATTATAGCATTAATTATGCTGAGTTCTCCATAAGCAGGGGCAAGTTGGCTCCGGTTGCTAATGCTGCTGTGATTGGTGCAACAGTAGAGGCGGGAGCGCTTGACTTTACCTGGGTATTAAACACAGGTTATGGCGAAAGTGACCCTAAGGATACGGTGAAGGTCTATATCCATACTCCGGAAATAGATCATCTCATCACCAATCCAACAGTAGTGTTACGGTCTGCCTTAAAACTCAAAATGGTAGTTCCATTTGATTTTATCGGGAAGCCCCTTCATTGTTACATGATGATCGTCAGTGCCGATGGAAAAAAGGTTTCTAACTCACAATATTGTGGTAGTGTTACCTTAACCTAA